In Lates calcarifer isolate ASB-BC8 linkage group LG4, TLL_Latcal_v3, whole genome shotgun sequence, a genomic segment contains:
- the si:ch211-14a17.10 gene encoding interaptin isoform X2 — MAGASHFIWISLFLSWIFQASDNIHVHQEVTTENSEVARILSRIPITLPEGIDPKNINVTSIIIKTCTDMKEQFISLNRKLQETTLHNRQLDEEAFGLRSEVRLLRLQLATCSSTASAVTGSYKTQLHNRLKQLLETFDSNTFLILRVIPLTREVKTLERKIKLAANSTETTTDIRALQHELQEKINELHAKKQQIERSHTNSALILEIISLQNQIWDLEQEESRGGETSSQHKKRITALQEQLVRKISELRGKGDADSALLELISVHSKITVTQRLIGIQIEKSRTDAVEYQRQFRQKGELLKKKILQLSREENNTELTKDILTLQTEVEHFRQLLLNARTITDSRLKELRVILEEEKKQQENLQKQLEETDYAQSQMIMKIISVMKEVRELQDNGQQQATTLEALLQAKEREYAKAQTEIEELQRKLRLKSEECSGLEERYAYINDIKTEFEQKIAELNRTEDSKAALILSVINLHNELKTLRDLIPTTADPERISELQRQLEEKQAELNSKTEDIKRLIPNPKIILTIIELQNEIWDLQKYPTNATTNNRITELQDRVDGLISEISDKDNENMKLTLNIITLKSQVEQLQRQLSDLQTVKASQVTQLKNDLTMKENELQKYASELNEKNQATARLILKITDLNSQLRKLQQEKQNDNQTTSAAITKLREQLKIKVEEHIRDQEEIKALENKLNETEAQCSNFEQKIKDLQNDLTEKMKELQTQSDSVTSLALQVSTLTLQQEDLKRQLQNTESKAKRTELQKLIDEKSKEVATKTEELKARSTQPQRLLQIIALQTEIEKIVNVAVNDSDYAKIRALEDHLNYLVEGIQDEHSENIKLVFKVLTHQEEIARLRKQGKIQTKTLLEKIKGLEDELENVRNQIAEKTLVLDSSGMRITNLSAQIMELHSKIKPLEDEISYLKETHTENLEELQKRVSLISKQLQDSELRLKDADAKNFNLIMEIADLRKQLKKAQRQSSRTTAKNINELEQQLETQQRENRKLENTNRDLRQEVEELKTCCNDDRTHCEDLQRQLQQSQRDADRLQQQLQEKDAMLRQLQQDLEERTTQNSQLQEGYDHLQNENEKLNDAVQALQNQINDVEDKTVHTRKMTLDPDTANPRVVLSAGNTEMSTTEEIQNIPDSPGRFDVALAALGNTGFSAGRHYWEVSVAGKICYHVGMARESAPRKGTIRFNPTNGFWTIVLNKQGQYIAIDKVSASIPVQTQPLTLGILLDYKKGEISFYDAGARSHLYTFRGQEFADKIYPFLNICVEDVENQTPFVLLTPGSVDWIK, encoded by the exons ATGGCTGGGGCTTCTCACTTCATTTGGATTTCCCTGTTTCTCTCCTGGATCTTTCAAGCTTCGGACAACATACATG TCCATCAGGAGGTGACAACAGAAAATTCAGAGGTGGCCCGCATCCTTTCACGGATTCCA ATAACACTACCAGAAGGAATTGATCCCAAGAATATAAATGTAACG TCAATTATTATCAAAACCTGTACTG ATATGAAGGAACAGTTTATATCGCTGAACAGGAAACTTCAGGAGACAACTCTCCACAACAGGCAACTAG ATGAAGAAGCTTTTGGGCTGAGGAGTGAAGTCAGGCTGCTGAGACTGCAGCTTGCTACATGCAGTTCAACAGCCTCAGCTGTTACTGGCT CTTATAAAACCCAGCTGCAtaacagactgaaacagctgctggagACGTTTGATAGTAATACATTTCTGA TTCTGAGAGTCATTCCACTCACCAGGGAAGTGAAAACATTAGAGAGGAAGATCAAACTTGCTGCTAATTCTACTGAAACTACCACTGATATCAGAG CACTACAGCATGAGCTGCAGGAGAAGATTAATGAACTACATGCTAAGAAGCAGCAAATTGAAAGAAGCCATACAAACTCAGCATTAA ttctTGAGATCATCTCACTGCAAAATCaaatctgggatttggaacAGGAGGAAtcaagaggaggagaaactaGTTCTCAGCACAAGAAGAGAATAACAG CTCTACAAGAACAACTCGTAAGGAAGATCAGTGAGTTGCGAGGCAAAGGAGATGCTGACTCAGCCC TGCTGGAGCTGATTTCTGTGCACAGCAAgattacagtgacacagaggcTCATTGGTATCCAAATAGAGAAATCCAGAACTGATGCTGTTG agtACCAGAGGCAGTTTAGACAAAAGGGTGAGCTCCTTAAAAAGAAGATTTTACAGTTATCTCGTGAGGAGAACAACACAGAACTTA ccaaGGACATTTTGACTCTGCAGACTGAAGTGGAGCATTTTAGACAGTTACTGTTAAATGCCAGAACGATAACTGATTCCCGACTTAAAG aACTGAGAGTTATtttggaggaggagaagaaacagcAAGAAAACTTACAGAAACAACTAGAGGAAACAGACTATGCCCAGTCACAAATGA TCATGAAGATCATCAGCGTAATGAAAGAAGTGAGAGAACTGCAGGATAATGGGCAACAGCAAGCCACCA CTCTTGAGGCTCTACTTCAAGCCAAAGAAAGGGAATATGCCAAAGCTCAGACTGAAATAGAGG agctgcagaggaaactgcGATTAAAGAGTGAAGAATGCTCTGGACTTGAGGAAAGATATGCAT ACATAAATGACATAAAGACTGAATTTGAGCAGAAGATTGCAGAACTCAACAGGACCGAAGACTCCAAAGCAGCACTCA TTCTGAGTGTGATAAACCTGCACAATGAGCTGAAGACTCTGAGGGATCTGATCCCAACCACAGCAGACCCAGAAAGGATCTCAG agctgcagaggcaaCTGGAGGAGAAACAAGCAGAACTGAACTCCAAGACTGAAGACATAAAGAGACTGATTCCCAACCCCAAAATAA TTTTAACAATCATTGAGCTGCAGAATGAGATCTGGGACCTTCAGAAATATCCTACTAATGCAACCACAAATAACCGTATCACAG agttGCAAGACAGAGTGGACGGCCTCATCAGTGAAATTAGCgacaaagacaatgaaaacatgaaactga CGCTGAATATCATAACACTGAAGAGTcaggtggagcagctgcagagacagttgTCAGACCTCCAGACGGTAAAAGCCTCTCAAGTAACCC AGCTCAAAAATGATCTTACTATGAAGGAGAACGAGCTGCAGAAATATGCCAGTGAGCTGAATGAGAAGAATCAGGCAACTGCCAGATTAA TTCTGAAAATCACTGATCTGAACAGCCAACTCAGAAAACTGCAACAAGAAAAGCAAAATGACAACCAAACAACTTCTGCTGCAATTACTA AGCTAAGAGAACAACTCAAGATAAAAGTGGAGGAGCACATTCGTGATCAGGAAGAGATCAAAG CTCTGGAGAATAAACTGAATGAGACGGAGGCTCAGTGTTCCAACTTTGAGCAGAAAATTAAAG ATCTGCAGAATGATCTGACTGAGAAAATGAAGGAACTGCAGACCCAGTCTGACAGTGTCACTTCACTTG CTCTTCAAGTTTCTACATTAACCCTGCAACAGGAGGACTTAAAGAGGCAACTACAAAACACTGAATCCAAAGCCAAAAGAACAG AACTTCAAAAACTAATAGATGAAAAGAGTAAAGAGGTGGCCACTAaaacagaggagctgaaagCAAGAAGCACTCAGCCACAAAGAC TTCTACAGATTATCGCATTACAAACAGAAATTGAGAAAATTGTGAATGTGGCAGTAAATGACTCTGATTACGCTAAGATCAGAG CACTCGAAGACCATTTGAATTATCTGGTCGAGGGAATTCAAGACGAACACAGTGAAAATATCAAACTAG TGTTTAAGGTCTTGACTCACCAAGAAGAAATAGCAAGACTGAGAAAGCAAGGAAAAATTCAGACAAAAACTCTGTTAGAAAAGATTAAAG GCCTGGAGGATGAACTGGAGAATGTCAGAAATCAGATAGCAGAAAAGACACTGGTGCTGGACTCAAGTGGCATGAGGATTACAAATCTGT cGGCTCAGATCATGGAACTTCACAGCAAAATCAAACCACTGGAAGATGAAATATCATACCtcaaggaaacacacactgagaaccTTGAAG AGCTTCAAAAGAGAGTGAGTTTGATAAGCAAGCAACTGCAAGACAGTGAACTCCGACTCAAGGATGCAGATGCAAAGAACTTTAACTTGA TAATGGAGATCGCTGATCTGAGGAAACAACTGAAAAAGGCTCAGAGACAGTCATCCAGAACTACGGCAAAAAACATCAATG AATTGGAGCAACAACttgaaacacaacaaagagagaacagaaaactTGAAAACACAAATAGAG aTTTAAGGCAAGAAGTTGAAGAACTGAAAACGTGCTGCAATGATGACAGAACCCACTGTGAAG ATTTACAAAGACAACTGCAACAGAGCCAGAGGGATGCCGATcgcctgcagcagcagctacaggagAAGGATGCCATGctcagacagctgcagcaggattTAGAAGAACGAACCACGCAGAATAGCCAACTGCAGGAAGGCTACGACC ATCTGcaaaatgagaatgaaaaaCTCAATGATGCTGTACAAG CTCTTCAAAACCAAATAAATGATGTGGAAGATAAGACGGTCCATACTa GGAAGATGACTTTGGATCCAGACACAGCAAACCCAAGAGTAGTTCTGTCTGCAGGTAATACTGAGATGTCCACCACGGAGGAAATACAAAACATCCCTGACAGTCCAGGCCGGTTTGATGTGGCTCTTGCTGCCCTGGGCAACACTGGCTTCTCAGCTGGTAGACATTACTGGGAGGTGTCTGTAGCTGGGAAGATTTGTTATCATGTTGGAATGGCCAGAGAATCTGCTCCAAGAAAGGGAACAATTAGATTCAACCCAACAAATGGCTTCTGGACTATAGTCCTAAACAAACAAGGCCAGTACATAGCTATTGATAAGGTATCTGCCAGTATTCCAGTTCAGACACAACCTCTTACATTGGGTATTTTACTGGACTACAAAAAGGGGGAGATTTCTTTTTATGATGCTGGTGCCAGATCTCACCTGTACACATTTAGAGGTCAAGAGTTTGCAGACAAAATCTATCCATTTCTCAATATTTGTGTTGAGGATGTTGAAAATCAAACTCCATTTGTTTTACTTACCCCTGGATCAGTTGACTGGATAAAATAG
- the si:ch211-14a17.10 gene encoding interaptin isoform X4, with protein MAGASHFIWISLFLSWIFQASDNIHVHQEVTTENSEVARILSRIPITLPEGIDPKNINVTSIIIKTCTDMKEQFISLNRKLQETTLHNRQLDEEAFGLRSEVRLLRLQLATCSSTASAVTGSYKTQLHNRLKQLLETFDSNTFLILRVIPLTREVKTLERKIKLAANSTETTTDIRALQHELQEKINELHAKKQQIERSHTNSALILEIISLQNQIWDLEQEESRGGETSSQHKKRITALQEQLVRKISELRGKGDADSALLELISVHSKITVTQRLIGIQIEKSRTDAVEYQRQFRQKGELLKKKILQLSREENNTELTKDILTLQTEVEHFRQLLLNARTITDSRLKELRVILEEEKKQQENLQKQLEETDYAQSQMIMKIISVMKEVRELQDNGQQQATTLEALLQAKEREYAKAQTEIEELQRKLRLKSEECSGLEERYAYINDIKTEFEQKIAELNRTEDSKAALILSVINLHNELKTLRDLIPTTADPERISELQRQLEEKQVELNSKTEDIERLIPNPKIILTIIELQNEIWDLQKYPTNATTNNRITELQDRVDGLISEISDKDNENMKLTLNIITLKSQVEQLQRQLSDLQTVKASQVTQLKNDLTMKENELQKYASELNEKNQATARLILKITDLNSQLRKLQQEKQNDNQTTSAAITKLREQLKIKVEEHIRDQEEIKALENKLNETEAQCSNFEQKIKDLQNDLTEKMKELQTQSDSVTSLALQVSTLTLQQEDLKRQLQNTESKAKRTELQKLIDEKSKEVATKTEELKARSTQPQRLLQIIALQTEIEKIVNVAVNDSDYAKIRALEDHLNYLVEGIQDEHSENIKLVFKVLTHQEEIARLRKQGKIQTKTLLEKIKGLEDELENVRNQIAEKTLVLDSSGMRITNLSAQIMELHSKIKPLEDEISYLKETHTENLEELQKRVSLISKQLQDSELRLKDADAKNFNLIMEIADLRKQLKKAQRQSSRTTAKNINELEQQLETQQRENRKLENTNRDLRQEVEELKTCCNDDRTHCEDLQRQLQQSQRDADRLQQQLQEKDAMLRQLQQDLEERTTQNSQLQEGYDHLQNENEKLNDAVQALQNQINDVEDKTVHTRKMTLDPDTANPRVVLSAGNTEMSTTEEIQNIPDSPGRFDVALAALGNTGFSAGRHYWEVSVAGKICYHVGMARESAPRKGTIRFNPTNGFWTIVLNKQGQYIAIDKVSASIPVQTQPLTLGILLDYKKGEISFYDAGARSHLYTFRGQEFADKIYPFLNICVEDVENQTPFVLLTPGSVDWIK; from the exons ATGGCTGGGGCTTCTCACTTCATTTGGATTTCCCTGTTTCTCTCCTGGATCTTTCAAGCTTCGGACAACATACATG TCCATCAGGAGGTGACAACAGAAAATTCAGAGGTGGCCCGCATCCTTTCACGGATTCCA ATAACACTACCAGAAGGAATTGATCCCAAGAATATAAATGTAACG TCAATTATTATCAAAACCTGTACTG ATATGAAGGAACAGTTTATATCGCTGAACAGGAAACTTCAGGAGACAACTCTCCACAACAGGCAACTAG ATGAAGAAGCTTTTGGGCTGAGGAGTGAAGTCAGGCTGCTGAGACTGCAGCTTGCTACATGCAGTTCAACAGCCTCAGCTGTTACTGGCT CTTATAAAACCCAGCTGCAtaacagactgaaacagctgctggagACGTTTGATAGTAATACATTTCTGA TTCTGAGAGTCATTCCACTCACCAGGGAAGTGAAAACATTAGAGAGGAAGATCAAACTTGCTGCTAATTCTACTGAAACTACCACTGATATCAGAG CACTACAGCATGAGCTGCAGGAGAAGATTAATGAACTACATGCTAAGAAGCAGCAAATTGAAAGAAGCCATACAAACTCAGCATTAA ttctTGAGATCATCTCACTGCAAAATCaaatctgggatttggaacAGGAGGAAtcaagaggaggagaaactaGTTCTCAGCACAAGAAGAGAATAACAG CTCTACAAGAACAACTCGTAAGGAAGATCAGTGAGTTGCGAGGCAAAGGAGATGCTGACTCAGCCC TGCTGGAGCTGATTTCTGTGCACAGCAAgattacagtgacacagaggcTCATTGGTATCCAAATAGAGAAATCCAGAACTGATGCTGTTG agtACCAGAGGCAGTTTAGACAAAAGGGTGAGCTCCTTAAAAAGAAGATTTTACAGTTATCTCGTGAGGAGAACAACACAGAACTTA ccaaGGACATTTTGACTCTGCAGACTGAAGTGGAGCATTTTAGACAGTTACTGTTAAATGCCAGAACGATAACTGATTCCCGACTTAAAG aACTGAGAGTTATtttggaggaggagaagaaacagcAAGAAAACTTACAGAAACAACTAGAGGAAACAGACTATGCCCAGTCACAAATGA TCATGAAGATCATCAGCGTAATGAAAGAAGTGAGAGAACTGCAGGATAATGGGCAACAGCAAGCCACCA CTCTTGAGGCTCTACTTCAAGCCAAAGAAAGGGAATATGCCAAAGCTCAGACTGAAATAGAGG agctgcagaggaaactgcGATTAAAGAGTGAAGAATGCTCTGGACTTGAGGAAAGATATGCAT ACATAAATGACATAAAGACTGAATTTGAGCAGAAGATTGCAGAACTCAACAGGACCGAAGACTCCAAAGCAGCACTCA TTCTGAGTGTGATAAACCTGCACAATGAGCTGAAGACTCTGAGGGATCTGATCCCAACCACAGCAGACCCAGAAAGGATCTCAG agctgcagaggcaaCTGGAGGAGAAACAAGTGGAGCTGAACTCCAAGACTGAAGACATAGAGAGACTGATTCCCAACCCCAAAATAA TTTTAACAATCATTGAGCTGCAGAATGAGATCTGGGACCTTCAGAAATATCCTACTAATGCAACCACAAATAACCGTATCACAG agttGCAAGACAGAGTGGACGGCCTCATCAGTGAAATTAGCgacaaagacaatgaaaacatgaaactga CGCTGAATATCATAACACTGAAGAGTcaggtggagcagctgcagagacagttgTCAGACCTCCAGACGGTAAAAGCCTCTCAAGTAACCC AGCTCAAAAATGATCTTACTATGAAGGAGAACGAGCTGCAGAAATATGCCAGTGAGCTGAATGAGAAGAATCAGGCAACTGCCAGATTAA TTCTGAAAATCACTGATCTGAACAGCCAACTCAGAAAACTGCAACAAGAAAAGCAAAATGACAACCAAACAACTTCTGCTGCAATTACTA AGCTAAGAGAACAACTCAAGATAAAAGTGGAGGAGCACATTCGTGATCAGGAAGAGATCAAAG CTCTGGAGAATAAACTGAATGAGACGGAGGCTCAGTGTTCCAACTTTGAGCAGAAAATTAAAG ATCTGCAGAATGATCTGACTGAGAAAATGAAGGAACTGCAGACCCAGTCTGACAGTGTCACTTCACTTG CTCTTCAAGTTTCTACATTAACCCTGCAACAGGAGGACTTAAAGAGGCAACTACAAAACACTGAATCCAAAGCCAAAAGAACAG AACTTCAAAAACTAATAGATGAAAAGAGTAAAGAGGTGGCCACTAaaacagaggagctgaaagCAAGAAGCACTCAGCCACAAAGAC TTCTACAGATTATCGCATTACAAACAGAAATTGAGAAAATTGTGAATGTGGCAGTAAATGACTCTGATTACGCTAAGATCAGAG CACTCGAAGACCATTTGAATTATCTGGTCGAGGGAATTCAAGACGAACACAGTGAAAATATCAAACTAG TGTTTAAGGTCTTGACTCACCAAGAAGAAATAGCAAGACTGAGAAAGCAAGGAAAAATTCAGACAAAAACTCTGTTAGAAAAGATTAAAG GCCTGGAGGATGAACTGGAGAATGTCAGAAATCAGATAGCAGAAAAGACACTGGTGCTGGACTCAAGTGGCATGAGGATTACAAATCTGT cGGCTCAGATCATGGAACTTCACAGCAAAATCAAACCACTGGAAGATGAAATATCATACCtcaaggaaacacacactgagaaccTTGAAG AGCTTCAAAAGAGAGTGAGTTTGATAAGCAAGCAACTGCAAGACAGTGAACTCCGACTCAAGGATGCAGATGCAAAGAACTTTAACTTGA TAATGGAGATCGCTGATCTGAGGAAACAACTGAAAAAGGCTCAGAGACAGTCATCCAGAACTACGGCAAAAAACATCAATG AATTGGAGCAACAACttgaaacacaacaaagagagaacagaaaactTGAAAACACAAATAGAG aTTTAAGGCAAGAAGTTGAAGAACTGAAAACGTGCTGCAATGATGACAGAACCCACTGTGAAG ATTTACAAAGACAACTGCAACAGAGCCAGAGGGATGCCGATcgcctgcagcagcagctacaggagAAGGATGCCATGctcagacagctgcagcaggattTAGAAGAACGAACCACGCAGAATAGCCAACTGCAGGAAGGCTACGACC ATCTGcaaaatgagaatgaaaaaCTCAATGATGCTGTACAAG CTCTTCAAAACCAAATAAATGATGTGGAAGATAAGACGGTCCATACTa GGAAGATGACTTTGGATCCAGACACAGCAAACCCAAGAGTAGTTCTGTCTGCAGGTAATACTGAGATGTCCACCACGGAGGAAATACAAAACATCCCTGACAGTCCAGGCCGGTTTGATGTGGCTCTTGCTGCCCTGGGCAACACTGGCTTCTCAGCTGGTAGACATTACTGGGAGGTGTCTGTAGCTGGGAAGATTTGTTATCATGTTGGAATGGCCAGAGAATCTGCTCCAAGAAAGGGAACAATTAGATTCAACCCAACAAATGGCTTCTGGACTATAGTCCTAAACAAACAAGGCCAGTACATAGCTATTGATAAGGTATCTGCCAGTATTCCAGTTCAGACACAACCTCTTACATTGGGTATTTTACTGGACTACAAAAAGGGGGAGATTTCTTTTTATGATGCTGGTGCCAGATCTCACCTGTACACATTTAGAGGTCAAGAGTTTGCAGACAAAATCTATCCATTTCTCAATATTTGTGTTGAGGATGTTGAAAATCAAACTCCATTTGTTTTACTTACCCCTGGATCAGTTGACTGGATAAAATAG